From the Purpureocillium takamizusanense chromosome 6, complete sequence genome, one window contains:
- a CDS encoding Mannan endo-1,6-alpha-mannosidase (SECRETED:SignalP(1-22~SECRETED:cutsite=TAA-QT~SECRETED:prob=0.6133)~EggNog:ENOG503P0AR~CAZy:GH76~TransMembrane:1 (n8-19c24/25o438-458i)~COG:G), with the protein MKRSFTPTVAAALLSAATLTAAQTSPFSIDSEDAILKSANTIAWDMLQYYKGNLSGQTPGILPGPPPAGDYYWWEGGAMWGTLIDYWAWTGDSSYNDLIMQAMQFQIGENKAYMPHNVTASLGNDDQGFWGMSAMAAAEMKFPNPPSDRPGWLALAQAVFNTQASPDRHDDTCGGGLRWQIPFANNGYNYKNSIANGCFFNLGARLYRYTGNKTFEDWAVKTWDWMEKVNFIDNQTYAIYDGGNVGNNCTDVNKAQFSYNNGVFALGAAFMWNATEDDQWKTRTTRLIEHGLKTFFPDGVAVEISCENAGTCTTDMLTFKGFVHRWYATITQIAPFTSSTILPVLKKSAAAAVKQCTGGDLGRQCGFKWASGKYDGKTGAGQEMSALAAVSSQLIGKKPVPAPVTSKTGGTSEGNPNAGSGGDDFQKEEKPITTADRAGAGILTAVVLGSACGMFGWMSMGI; encoded by the exons ATGAAGCGATCGTTCACGCCTAcagtcgccgcggcgctgctctccGCAGCCACGTTGACTGCCGCTCAGACGTCACCGTTTTCTATTGACTCGGAAG ATGCGATTCTCAAGAGCGCCAACACGATCGCTTGGGACATGCTCCAGTACTACAAAGGCAACCTATCCGGACAAACGCCAGGCATTCTTCCAGGGCCGCCTCCTGCCGGTGACTACTACTGGTGGGAGGGCGGTGCCATGTGGGGGACCCTGATCGACTACTGGGCTTGGACCGGCGACTCGTCGTATAATGATCTCATTATGCAAGCCATGCAGTTCCAAATTGGCGAAAACAAGGCCTACATGCCTCACAATGTTACCGCCTCGCTCGGCAACGATGACCAGGGATTCTGGGGCAtgtccgccatggcggccgcaGAGATGAAGTTCCCGAATCCGCCCTCGGACAGACCTGGCTGGCTCGCCCTTGCTCAAGCCGTCTTCAACACCCAGGCTAGCCCTGACCGACACGACGATACCTGCGGCGGTGGTCTTCGCTGGCAAATTCCCTTCGCAAACAACGGTTATAACTATAAGAACA GCATCGCCAACGGCTGCTTCTTCAACCTGGGTGCGCGCCTCTACCGATATACCGGAAACAAGACATTTGAGGATTGGGCTGTCAAGACGTGGGATTGGATGGAAAAGGTCAACTTCATTGACAACCAGACCTACGCCATCTACGATGGCGGAAACGTTGGTAACAACTGCACGGATGTCAACAAGGCGCAATTCTCGTACAATAATGGCGTCTTCGCCTTAGGCGCGGCCTTCATGTGGAATGCG ACCGAGGACGATCAGTGGAAGACGAGGACTACCCGCCTCATTGAGCACGGTCTCAAGACATTTTTCCCCGACGGAGTTGCCGTCGAGATTTCATGCGAAAACGCCGGAACCTGCACGACGGACATGCTTACGTTCAAAGGCTTCGTGCACCGATGGTACGCTACTATCACGCAGATCGCGCCTTTCACCTCGAGCACCATCCTGCCAGTCCTGAAGAagtcggcagcggcggctgtcAAGCAATGCACCGGGGGCGACCTAGGACGACAGTGCGGCTTCAAGTGGGCGAGCGGCAAGTACGATGGCAAGACGGGTGCGGGCCAGGAAATGAGCGCCctggcggccgtgtcgtcgcAGCTCATTGGCAAGAAGCCGGTACCGGCGCCTGTCACGTCTAAGACGGGCGGTACATCGGAAGGTAACCCGAACGCGGGCTCGGGTGGCGACGACTTccagaaggaggagaagcccATCACAACGGCTGACCGTGCGGGCGCGGGTATCCTGACGGCCGTGGTGCTGGGTTCGGCTTGTGGTATGTTTGGGTGGATGAGCATGGGCATCTAA
- a CDS encoding uncharacterized protein (SECRETED:SignalP(1-31~SECRETED:cutsite=ALA-SL~SECRETED:prob=0.4233)~EggNog:ENOG503P3N7~COG:U~TransMembrane:5 (n12-23c31/32o243-264i276-298o310-329i341-364o376-397i)): MPPHPLPLIRRGGGVCAYAILLASVASLALASLQYCNQRSHVQLHVCLAVDTYYNATSKAVDLLATFGYQVVSAGGWTAVGLGSSMYGALVIIGYVDHGEPTLDLRQATGHFEPKSLPALPVWTVPSPAVNTSGWFESSFQVYGYDSWLGLQGQSLGVQSFIWATSVSKTAQGERSGGGAFSLSMHDDKGHFSFDFGSRPVGASPSDTSRPPSIHFGKENDNAVEHAGGVSIVDGAPRAFVSYLHGFALVMGIMVLYPAGALALRFTELRPFRLHLYFQLGASLSCLVGFAAAGFIIGADPLRYLTEPHVLLGLVILLSIILQNAFGWLHHRSYKRGTRNTWVTSAHVIVGRCIIVLGSANALLGLTLARTRPTTLVFILTVFIADVLVVSCVWYAARERDGDERQKIGVPLLDDDPDGPDGDTH, translated from the exons ATGCCTCCTCACCCCTTACCCCTAAtaaggcgcggcggcggcgtctgcgccTATGCCATTCTTCTCGCCAGCGTGGCgagcctcgccctcgcctctcTCCAGTACTGCAACCAACGATCACATGTCCAACTGCACGTGTGCCTCGCCGTGGACACGTACTACAACGCAACGTCGAAAGCAGTAGATTTGCTCGCCACGTTCGGATACCAGGTCGTCTCGGCGGGAGGATGGACGGCCGTAGGTCTGGGGAGCAGCATGTACGGCGCGCTCGTCATCATTGGCTATGTCGATCATGGAG AGCCCACGCTAGACCTTCGACAAGCAAC AGGCCACTTTGAGCCCAAGTCGCTTCCCGCTCTCCCAGTATGGACCGTCCCATCGCCGGCCGTCAACACCAGCGGATGGTTCGAGTCCAGCTTCCAGGTCTACGGCTACGACTCCTGGTTGGGCCTTCAAGGGCAGAGTCTCGGCGTCCAGAGCTTCATATGGGCGACGAGCGTGAGCAAGACTGCGCAGGGCGagaggagcggcggcggcgcgttcAGTCTGTCCATGCACGATGACAAGGGCCATTTCTCCTTTGACTTTGGCTCACGACCGGTGGGGGCCTCGCCATCAGACacgtcacggccgccgagcatTCACTTTGGCAAGGAAAACGacaacgccgtcgagcatGCGGGAGGCGTAtccatcgtcgacggggctCCGCGGGCTTTCGTATCGTACCTGCACGGCTTTGCGCTCGTCATGGGCATCATGGTACTGTATCCTGCTGGAGCTCTGGCTCTGAGGTTTACGGAACTGCGTCCCTTTCGACTGCATCTGTACTTTCAGCTCGGCGCTTCGCTTTCTTGCCTCGTTGGgttcgctgctgctggattTATCATTGGAGCTGACCCGCTG AGATATCTCACCGAGCCGCACGTCTTGCTGGGGCTAGTCATCTTGTTGAGCATTATTCTTCAAAACGCATTCGGATGGCTGCATCACCGGTCCTACAAAAGGGGAACTAGAAACACCTGGGTTACGTCTGCACATGTCATTGTCGGGCGCTGCATTATCGTTCTCGGATCCGCAAACGCCTTACT GGGCTTGACGCTGGCTAGAACCCGGCCCACAACATTGGTCTTTATTCTCACCGTCTTCATCGCGGACGTTCTCGTTGTGTCGTGTGTCTGGTATGCCGCCCGGGAGCGGGACGGTGATGAGAGGCAGAAAATTGGGGTTCCTCTACTAGATGATGACCCGGATGGTCCCGATGGCGATACACATTGA
- a CDS encoding uncharacterized protein (TransMembrane:1 (i29-48o)~EggNog:ENOG503P7U7), which translates to MMDKRGSGSSISSAIHARLEQYLRSPWHVLKDAVLFCLAAVGLFALLAPQRFTCPDTTTTMTTMTTTGGDAASSLASTSSSSSLWKTSPSTGRHASSSSSSSPARGMCNCGASVAEARRLGCRYDTLAAAWLPPRCIDQQLTNEFDHSGDGPGGRWGYWYDLNLTRPARVEDLADRADDRTFQFYSTSEWHTRHCLFYWRKMLRARFTGVLVEPRYDTEAHVTHCGSIFARHDSFVVSAAVVLNSDGGEL; encoded by the coding sequence ATGATGGACAAacgaggcagcggcagcagcatcagcagcgcGATCCACGCGAGGTTGGAGCAATATCTACGGTCCCCGTGGCACGTCCTGAAAGACGCCGTGCTCTTCTGCCTCGCAGCGGTTGGGCTGTTTGCCCtgctcgcgccgcagcgCTTCACTTGCCCCGATacaacaacgacgatgacgacgatgacgacgacgggaggcgatgcggccagcagcctcgcctcaacatcatcatcatcatcattatgGAAAACCAGCCCATCCACCGGCCGCcacgcttcttcttcctcctcctcttctccagCACGCGGCATGTGCAACtgcggcgcctccgtcgccgaggcgcgccgcctggGCTGCCGCTACgacacgctcgccgccgcctggctcccgccgcgctgcaTCGACCAGCAGCTCACCAACGAGTTCGACCACtcgggcgacgggcccggcggccgctggggcTACTGGTACGACCTGAACctgacgcggccggcgcgcgtcgaggacctggccgaccgcgccgacgacaggACTTTCCAGTTCTACTCGACGTCCGAGTGGCACACGCGCCACTGCCTGTTTTACTGGCGCAAGATGCTCCGCGCGCGCTTCACCGGCGTCCTGGTCGAGCCCCGGTACGACACGGAGGCGCACGTCACCCACTGCGGCTCCATCTTTGCCAGGCACGATTCCTTTGTGGTGTCGGCGGCTGTCGTGCTGAACtcggatggcggcgagctctaG
- the MBP1 gene encoding Transcription factor mbp1 (MBF subunit p120) (COG:S~EggNog:ENOG503NTY6), translating to MVKAAPATGPGIYSATYSGIPVYEYQFGADLKEHVMRRRHDDWINATHILKAAGFDKPARTRILERDVQKDVHEKIQGGYGKYQGTWIPLDAGLALAQRHSTFDRIRPIFEFVPGDESPPPAPRHATKPKAFKSKPPPAAPKWGASKRPVPPALMQGASLTPSGSVMMHDEYDNGDTVMGGEEDTPDNLTVASASYMAEDDRFDMSHMSTGHRKRKREEQSLQDLTEQQHAVYGDELLDYFLLSRNEQPAVKPDPPPNFQPNWLIDAENHTALHWASAMGDVDVIKQLKRFNAGVAVKNIRGETPFMRSVNFTNCYEKQSFPAVMKELFETVGARDNAGCTVIHHAAVMKNGRVFSPSCSRYYLDLILNRLQETLEPAAFQQLLDMQDSEGNTALHLAAQRNARKCIRALLGRNASTDLTNNEGVRAEDLIMELNASKKDRGPQRSSSPFAPDSQRHVSFRDAFADNTNKSRKPPQSFQSAAATTVQSRISPLIMEKFQDLAKSYDEEWHEKDVAESEAHRILTNTQAELNVARQQIAELEAQMEPDDVAGKVMNEANLAKHQVLSLITHQNRLNIHRTVEAELARINGEAATASEEPQQPQTYEERLALARQLSQMLAEQRQIETDYVDALSMVGVGDKIEKYRRLLKRCLDPKDGESLDTNLDSLIGMMEEEREEHDVDVPSHGTAAVGGPEPMDIALGV from the exons ATGGTCAAGGCTGCCCCTGCCACCGGGCCCGGCATCTACAGTGCCACGTACAGTGGG ATTCCTGTATACGAGTATCAGTTCGGTGCGGACCTAAAGGAGCATGTGATGCGACGTCGCCATGATGATTGGATCAATGCGACACACATTCTAAAAGCGGCCGGCTTCGACAAGCCCGCGCGGACGAGGATATTGGAACGGGATGTGCAAAAGGATGTCCACGAAAAAATACAAGGCGGCTATGGCAAATATCAGG GTACCTGGATCCCCCTCGATGCCGGTCTGGCCCTCGCCCAAAGGCACAGCACGTTCGACCGGATACGGCCCATCTTCGAGTTTGTCCCGGGTGACGAGAgtccgccgcctgcgcccaGGCATGCCACTAAGCCCAAAGCCTTCAAGTCCAAAccgcctcctgctgctcccaAATGGGGTGCCAGTAAGCGTCCAGTGCCGCCAGCATTGATGCAAGGTGCCTCGCTCACGCCCTCGGGTTCAGTGATGATGCACGATGAGTATGATAATGGTGACACCgtgatgggcggcgaggaggataCGCCTGATAATCTAACAGTGGCGTCCGCATCGTACATGGCTGAGGATGATCGCTTTGACATGTCGCACATGTCCACCGGGCATAGGAAGCGCAAGAGGGAGGAGCAGAGCCTTCAGGACCTgacggagcagcagcacgcggtttacggcgacgagcttctcgactACTTTCTGCTATCTAGAAATGAGCAGCCAGCCGTCAAGCCCGACCCGCCACCCAACTTCCAGCCCAACTGGCTGATCGATGCGGAGAACCACACAGCTTTGCACTGGGCATCTGCTATGGGCGATGTCGATGTCATCAAACAGCTGAAGCGTTTCAACGCCGGAGTTGCTGTCAAGAATATTCGCGGCGAGACACCCTTTATGCGCTCCGTCAACTTCACCAACTGCTATGAGAAACAGTCGTTCCCCGCGGTCATGAAGGAGCTCTTCGAGACGGTTGGCGCTCGGGACAATGCCGGTTGCACTGTCATTCACCACGCGGCCGTCATGAAGAATGGGCGTGTCTTCAGCCCGTCGTGCTCGAGATACTACCTAGACCTTATCCTCAATAGGCTCCAGGAGACACTGGAGCCGGCCGCAttccagcagctgctcgacATGCAGGACAGCGAGGGAAATACGGCGCTGCATCTCGCCGCGCAGAGAAATGCGAGGAAGTGCATTCGCGCCCTGCTGGGTCGTAATGCGTCGACAGATCTAACGAATAATGAAGGCGTCCGCGCCGAAGACCTCATCATGGAGTTGAATGCTTCCAAAAAGGATCGCGGGCCGcagcgctcgtcgtcgccgttcgCGCCAGACTCTCAACGTCACGTCTCCTTCCGAGACGCCTTTGCCGACAACACCAACAAGTCGAGAAAGCCGCCGCAGTCGTTCCaatcagccgccgccacgaccgtACAGTCGCGGATATCTCCTTTAATTATGGAAAAATTTCAAGATCTGGCCAAGAGCTACGACGAGGAGTGGCACGAGAAGGATGTGGCCGAATCGGAGGCGCACCGCATTCTCACTAACACGCAGGCGGAACTCAATGTTGCGCGGCAGCAGAttgccgagctggaggcccAGATGGAACCTGACGATGTGGCGGGCAAGGTAATGAACGAGGCCAACCTCGCCAAGCACCAGGTCTTGTCCCTCATTACGCACCAAAACCGCCTGAACATCCATCGGAccgtcgaggcggagctTGCCCGCAtcaacggcgaggccgctACAGCGTCAGAGGAGCCGCAACAGCCGCAGACGTACGAAGAGCGGCTGGCCCTCGCTCGTCAGCTCAGCCAAATGCTCGCGGAGCAACGACAAATTGAGACGGACTACGTCGACGCCCTTAGCATGGTTGGTGTAGGCGACAAGATCGAAAAGTACCGAAGACTCTTGAAGCGATGTCTAGATCCAAAGGATGGCGAGAGCCTCGACACCAACCTCGACAGCTTGATCGgcatgatggaggaggagcgggaggagcACGATGTGGACGTGCCGTCGCACGGAACCGCGGCGGTCGGCGGGCCTGAACCCATGGACATCGCCCTTGGGGTATAG
- the ARP1_2 gene encoding centractin- actin- protein of the dynactin complex (COG:Z~EggNog:ENOG503NU18) codes for MTDILHNAPIVLDNGSGTIRAGFAGDDLPKCFFPSWVGRPKHLRVLAGALEGDVFIGQKAATELRGLLKIRYPLEHGIVTDWDDMERIWEYVYGEGLKTLSEEHPVLLTEPPLNPRSNRDTAAQILFETFNVPALHTSIQAVLSLYASGRTTGIVLDSGDGVSHAVPVYEGFAMPSSIRRIDVAGRDVTEYLQTLLRKSGYVFHTSAEKEVVRLIKESVSYVAHDPRKEERDWLGVKPSESKYAEYVLPDGHRLKIGPERFRAPEILFDPEIIGLEYQGVHQIVVDAINRTDLDLRKSLYSNIVLSGGSTLTKGFGDRLLTELQKLAVKDMRIKIFAPPERKYSTWIGGSILAGLSTFRKMWVSIDDWHENPDIIHTKFT; via the exons ATGACAGACATACTTCACAACGCGCCCATTGTTCTGGACAATGGCTCAGGGACGATTCGCGCCGGCTTCGCGGGGGACGACCTGCCAAAGTGCTTTTTCCCCTCCTGGGTCGGCCGGCCCAAGCACCTGCGGGTGCTCGCTGGCGCCCTGGAGGGGGACGTCTTCATCGGacagaaggcggcgacggagctgaGGGGCCTGCTCAAGATACGCTACCCCTTGGAGCACGGCATCGTAACGGACTGGGACGACATGGAGCGGATATGGGAGTATGTGTacggcgagggcctcaaGACGCTAAGCGAAGAG CACCCGGTGCTTTTGACGGAACCGCCTCTCAACCCGCGCAGCAAccgcgacacggccgcccaGATTCTCTTTGAAACGTTCAACGTCCCCGCGCTGCACACGTCTATCCAGGCCGTCCTATCGTTGTACGCGAGCGGTCGCACGACGGGCATTGTCCTCGActctggcgacggcgtctcgCATGCCGTTCCCGTGTACGAGGGCTTCGCGATGCCAAGCAGCATCCGCCGCATCGACGTGGCCGGCCGAGATGTGACGGAGTACCTGCagacgctgctgcgcaaGAGCGGCTACGTCTTTCACACGAGcgccgagaaggaggtgGTGCGGCTGATCAAGGAGAGCGTGTCGTATGTGGCGCACGACCCGAGGAAAGAGGAGCGGGACTGGCTCGGCGTCAAGCCCAGCGAAAGCAAATACGCCGAGTACGTGCTGCCCGACGGGCACAGATTAAAG ATTGGGCCCGAGCGATTCCGTGCGCCAGAGATACTCTTCGACCCCGAGATCATCGGCCTCGAGTACCAAGGCGTGCACCAGATTGTGGTAGACGCAATCAACCGGACGGACCTGGACCTGCGCAAGTCGCTGTACAGCAACATCGTCCTgtcgggcggcagcacccTGACCAAGGGCTTTGGCGACAGGCTACTGACGGAGCTCCAGAAGCTGGCGGTCAAGGACATGCGGATAAAGATCTTCGCGCCGCCGGAGCGCAAGTACTCGACGTGgatcggcggcagcatcctGGCAGGGCTGAGCACGTTCCGCAAGATGTGGGTGAGCATCGACGACTGGCACGAGAACCCGGACATCATCCACACCAAGTTTACGTGA
- a CDS encoding uncharacterized protein (BUSCO:EOG092640BS~COG:U~EggNog:ENOG503NUJ6~TransMembrane:1 (o322-350i)): MNGFEKSGLREDDFGASSNNIVKAFDAFPKSKPQYVTRTSGGGKWTVAMAVVSVILLWSEVARWWRGSETHDFAVEKGVSHSLQINLDTVVRMPCGDLHVNVQDAAGDRILAATRLHRDQTSWAQWASASGIHRLGRDSEGRVITGAGWQNLAAEDEGFGEEHVHDIVALGKKRARWAKTPKVRGPPDSCRIYGSLELNKVQGDFHITARGHGYMEGGAHLDHERFNFSHIINELSYGAFYPSLVNPLDLTVNAASAHFHKFQYYLSVVPTVYTVGSKSLFTNQYAVTAQSKEVPEDIVPGVFFKYDIEPILLSVHENRDGMLLFAVKLINVLSGVLVAGHWGFTITEFLKEVIGKRRRSGGGQGMIGNKNGYDE; the protein is encoded by the exons ATGAACGGCTTTGAGAAGAGCGGCCTCAGGGAGGACGACTTTGGCGCCTCGAGCAACAATATCGTCAAGGCTTTTGATGCCTTCC CCAAGTCTAAACCGCAATATGTGACGAGGACGTCCGGCGGTGGCAAATGGACCGTTGCCATGGCGGTCGTCTCCGTCATCCTCCTTTGGAGCGAGGTCGCCCGCTGGTGGCGCGGTTCCGAGACGCACGACTTTGCCGTCGAAAAGGGCGTCTCCCACTCCCTGCAGATCAACCTCGATACCGTCGTGCGCATGCCCTGCGGCGATCTACACGTCAATGTCCAGGACGCTGCCGGCGACCGCATTCTCGCAGCCACCCGCCTGCACCGCGACCAGACGAGTTGGGCGCAGtgggccagcgccagcggcatCCACCGCCTGGGGAGGGACAGCGAAGGCCGCGTCATCaccggcgcgggctggcagaacctggcggccgaggacgaaggcTTTGGCGAGGAGCACGTTCATGACATTGTTGCCCTGGGCAAGAAGAGGGCGCGTTGGGCCAAGACGCCCAAAGTCAGAGGGCCGCCCGATAGCTGCCGCATATACGGCTCCCTTGAGCTGAACAAGGTGCAGGGAGACTTTCACATCACTGCCCGCGGACACGGCTATATGGAAGGCGGCGCCCATCTCGATCATGAGA GATTCAACTTTTCGCATATCATCAACGAGCTTTCGTACGGCGCTTTCTACCCATCGCTCGTCAACCCGCTAGACCTCACCGTCAACGCCGCCAGCGCACACTTCCACAAGTTCCAGTACTACCTGTCTGTGGTGCCAACAGTCTACACGGTGGGCTCGAAGTCCCTTTTCACCAACCAGTACGCAGTCACTGCCCAGAGCAAGGAGGTGCCGGAGGACATTGTGCCGGGCGTCTTTTTCAAGTACGACATTGAGCCGATACTGCTCTCCGTGCACGAAAATCGCGATGGCATGCTATTGTTTGCCGTCAAGCTCATCAACGTCCTCAGCGGCGTCCTCGTGGCAGGTCATTGGGGCTTCACCATCACTGAGTTTCTCAAAGAGGTGATTGGAAAGAGGCGGCgtagtggtggcggccaaggcatgATTGGCAACAAGAATGGTTACGACGAAtag
- a CDS encoding uncharacterized protein (COG:S~EggNog:ENOG503P786), which produces MPFKYSVTEPSPSTTSYVRTGRGGAGNVRRSTQFVPTASSSNTTTTTTTNSASSSSRPQRFFTGIGGAGNVASASTASPLDDAISHAAARDSAPPLGYCGRGGAGNRYYNAPERYVRKPSDASTSSAASDASSARSSLSSTAKIWARITHKP; this is translated from the coding sequence ATGCCGTTCAAGTACTCCGTAACCGAGCCGTCCCCTTCGACGACCTCGTACGTCCgcaccggccgcggcggtgccggcaaCGTGCGCCGGTCCACCCAGTTCGTCCCCActgccagcagcagcaacaccaccaccaccaccaccaccaacagcgcctcctcctcctcacgcCCGCAGCGATTCTTcacgggcatcggcggcgcgggcaacgTCGCCTCTGCCAGCACGGCCTCCCccctcgacgatgccatcagtcacgccgccgcccgcgacagTGCCCCCCCGCTGGGCTactgcggccgcggcggcgccggcaaccGGTACTACAACGCCCCGGAGCGCTATGTTCGCAAGCCCAGCGACGCTTCGACGTCCTCCGCCGCGTCCGACGCTTCGAGCGCGCGCAGCTCTCTGAGTTCCACGGCCAAAATCTGGGCTCGCATCACCCACAAGCCATAA